GCCGTAGTCGAAGATGATGAAGGGGCGAAGGCCCATCTCGCCGGCCGCGGCCATGTAGCGGTCGAAGTACTCGCCGAACGTGTGCTCGCCCTTCTTGCGCTCGACGCCAGCCCAGGAGATCTCGTCGCGAATCCAGGTCGCGCCCATTGGCTTGATAAGGTCGAACGTGAGCGGAATGGTGTGCTTGTGCTGGCCGAAGTGGGTGCAGACGCCGAACGGGCTTTCGGGCCACGTGGGCGCTGCCTCGGGCAGCCAGCACACCGAGTGGCGCTGCGACTGTTCGCCGGCCTGCACCTCGACGTAGTGGACGCCGTAGCGTTCGACGCCGAGCGTCAGCTCGCGCTGCACGGGCTTGCCGCGCTCGACCTGCACCTTGCCCTTCCAGACCTCCCGCACCGGCTCCTCGCGGTGGTTGAGCAGCCGCACGGTGACCTCGGCCTCGGCCGGCTGGGCGACGCCCGCCGTGAGGGTGAGCGCGCCGGCGGGCCGCTCGTCCTTGCCCCAGAAGTAGCCGTGGGGCCGCGACGGCTCGAACCGTGATTCCACGAAGTCGCCTGCCGTGCCTTCGCCCTCCACGGTCACCGCGTCGAAGGCCACCGTGCCTTCCGCGGGTTTGACGATGGAATCGAGCAGTACGCACTGAAACGTCACGGGCGGGTCCATCGCCTTGTTCCCGTCGCCGCCCCAGGCGCCGTGCGGGCCGTCGAGGCGGGTCGAGAGCACCTTCCAGCCCTGGAAGTCCACCCGCCCCAGGTCGAACTGGTGCCACTCGCCCCGGGCGTCGGTGAGGCGGACGCGGACGAACTGGCCCGAGCCGTCGCCCCGCACAGCCACGCGGAGCGCCCGCGCCGCCTTCGGCAGCCGGTGCGGCGTCACGACCTCGACGTACTGAAGGCCCCCCTGCGGCTTGAACACGTAGTGGAGTTCGGCGCACTGCGCGCCCTCGAACGGCTCGGACTTGCTGAGGGCGATCCGCGACTGCGGCTGCACGCCCTCGCCGCCGCGGCGCGGCACGGCCGGGCCCTCATAGTCCTCGAGCACCAGGCTCACCGTGCCCGCGGCGGCAAACCACACCGACGATAGGAGCACGAAGGCGACAACGGCTGCTTTGGCCTTGAGCATCGGATGATTCTCCTATGACCACACCCACCCCGGCGCGGCGGCGCGCTCGCCGTAGACCACGATGTCGAAGACCACGTGGGCCAGCAGCGGCGGCACGACGCTGCCCGAGACCTCACGCAACGCCCCAAAGCCCAGCCCGCCCAGAAACGTGACGACGACCAGGAAGACACAATCGGCGTCCTCCGCCAACAGGGCAGGCAGCGACCCGAAGAGTGCAAGCTTGTAGAGCGCGTGGAAGAAAGCTGCGGCGAGCACGGCGCCCACCGGCCCCCAGCGACGCAGCCGGCCCTGCATGTAGCCGCGATAGAGCAGTTCCTCGGTTGCGCCGATGAGCGCGAAGAGCAGAGCAAGCCCCGTGAGCGCCCGCGGCGCGATGGCCCAGCCCCAGCGCGTGCGGTAGAGCGGCCCAATGACGAGGCCGATCACGATCCCCACGCCGCTCCCCACGGCGGCCCGGCGCCCGAAACGGCTGAGCCCAAGCGCCGCCGCGGGCGACGCCTCAGTGCCGAGGAAGCAGACCAGCGACAGAGCGGCCATCAGCAACCCGGCCGGGGCGAGATAGACGAATGGCGGGCGCAGGTGCACGCACAGCCCGAAGAGGAACATGCCCAGGCCGGCCGCCATGACCTCGAAGGCCACGCCCCATTCGCTGCGCCGTGTCGCCGCGGTATCAGGCATGAGCCGCGCGCCGCCTCCTGTGCCACGCCGCCAGCCACGCGAGCGCCGCCACGGGCAGCAAGAGCAGAATCCAGCCCGAGCCGAGGCACATGCCCCCGCCCTCCACGACCACACACTCGGGCAGGGCCTTCTCCAGCGCCGCCACGTCGCCGGCCGCTTGCGTGAACACCTCGCCGTCGAGCGCCAGGAACCGCAACGTCTTCACGTCGCGCAGCGGGGCCGTGCCTGCGGGCACGCCCACCAGCACCAGCGCCTGGAGATCGCGAAGCCCGCGCAGCGACATCAGGTCGCCCACGTCCTTGCACCCGATCATCTCGACGAGCTGAAGCGCGGGGTGTTCGCGCACTGCCGCGGCGAACTGCTCTTGCGTCGTCTTCGCCGGGAGGCCCAGCGCCTTCAGCCCCTTGAGCTTGCCCAACGCCGCGAGCGACGCGACCTTCTCGCAGCGGCTGAACGACAGGGCCTTGAGG
The sequence above is drawn from the Planctomycetota bacterium genome and encodes:
- a CDS encoding CPBP family intramembrane metalloprotease; the encoded protein is MPDTAATRRSEWGVAFEVMAAGLGMFLFGLCVHLRPPFVYLAPAGLLMAALSLVCFLGTEASPAAALGLSRFGRRAAVGSGVGIVIGLVIGPLYRTRWGWAIAPRALTGLALLFALIGATEELLYRGYMQGRLRRWGPVGAVLAAAFFHALYKLALFGSLPALLAEDADCVFLVVVTFLGGLGFGALREVSGSVVPPLLAHVVFDIVVYGERAAAPGWVWS